The Chrysiogenia bacterium genome contains the following window.
CGTTCCGGCGGGCGTGAAGGTTGCGGCGAGCCCGGCCGAGCTCGCGTGCGATGAGAGCGTGGACATCGTCATCGAGCTGATCGGCGGCCTGGACGCCGCGCGCGAGGGCATCCTTGCCGCCATTGAAGCCGGCAAGCCGGTGATTACGGCCAACAAACACCTGCTGGCCGTGCAGGGCGACGAAATTTTCGAGAAGGCAGAGGCCAAAGGGGTCTCGGTCGGCTTCGAGGCCGCGGTTGCCGGCGGCATCCCGATTCTCAACGCCATTCGCGCCGGCATCGGCGGCGACGAGATCACCTCCGTGCGCGGGATCATGAACGGCACGGCGAACTACATCCTCACGGAAATGGCCGAGAAGGGCCTGGCCTTCGACACGGTGCTGCGCGCCGCGCAGGAAGCCGGCTACGCAGAGGCCGACCCAACTTTCGACATCGAGGGCATCGACGCCGCCCACAAGCTGGCCATCCTTGCCGGGATGGCCTTCGGGACGAAGGTGAATTTCGGCGACGTCTACACCGAGGGAATTTCCCATGTGACGCCCGAAGACATCTTCTACGCCGAGCGCTTCGGCTACGACATCAAGCTGCTGGGCATTGCCGCGAAGGTGAACGGCGAGATCGAGCTGCGCGTGCATCCGGTGATGCTGCGTCGCGAAGAACTGCTCGGCCAGATCGACGGCCCGATCAACGCGGTCGAGATCGAGAGCGCCGCCATTGGCTCAACGCTCTACACCGGTCCCGGCGCCGGTGGTCCCGCCACGGCGGGTGCGGTGGTCTCCGATCTGGTACGCATTGCCCGCGGGCTCGGGGACGTCGGCTCGCGCCCGCTCCCCCCGCGCCTTGTCTCGGAGAGCGAGCTGGCGAGCATCCCCGTGCGTCCAATCGGTGAGATTCGCGAGGCCTACTACCTGCGCTTTACGGTGAAGGACCAGGCCGGCGTGCTTGCGCGCATCGCCACGGAGCTCGGCGAGATGGGCATCTCCATCGCCCAGGTGCTCCAGCCCGCCACGGCGCGCGACGCGGTGCCGGTCATCATCATGACCCACCACTGCCGCGAGGCCGACCTCATGCCGGCGATTGCCAAGCTCGATGCGACCGACATCGTGCTCGCGCCGACGGTCGTCATCCGCATTCAGGACGAGAACCTGTAACTGGTTAAGAGATGAAAGAAATGTGTAGGGGCGGGGTTTACCCGCCCCTTTTTTTGTGAGCGTTCGCTGCCGGGCGGGTAGACCCCGCCCCTACTTCTTCAATGCGTTGTAGTGTCGGCCTTCTTCGGGTTTGTTGGCGACCGGAAGGCCCGAGGCGTGCCAGCCGTCGGCCGGGTTGCCCTGGGAGTCCTGTCCGCCGCCGAATCCGCCGGCGACGTTCTTGACGTTGGTGAAGCCCGCCTCGTGCAGGATGTTGCAGGCGCGCAGGCTGCGGCCGCCTGCCTGACAGCCGAGCACGATCTTCGCGTCCTTCTCGAACGCGCCCTGCACACTGGCAAGGAAGCTGGGGTTGGGCTGCATCCCGGCCGGGCCGGGTTCCATCACGGGAATGTTGTAGGCGCCGGCGGGGTGGCCGGCCTCGAACTCGGGGACGCTGCGCACGTCGAGGTAGGCGTAGCCCTCCTCGCGCATGAGGCGCTCTGCTTCGGCGCAAACGACGTCGGAAATGGCCATGGGTCACTCTCCTGAAAACTGGGTGGGGCGAGCTTAGCGCCCGCGCAGGCTTTCAGCCACCGCGCACGAGCAGCACGGCTCCCGGTGCGGCGGCGATGAGGCGGTCGGCACTTTCGCCATCAAGGAGCGCGGAACCCGCGCCCAGTACCAGCGTCCCGCGCGGCACGCGGCGCAACAGCGCGGCCAGGGCCTCGGCGCTGGACGGTGAGATGGTGATGAACTGGGCGCGCACGCCCGACTCGGGAAGTGCGGCAAGGACTTCCTCGCGCAGGGCCTGATTGTTCCCGGCCGGCAGGAGCGCGGTGATCTCGCGCCCGTCGCGCCCGGCCAGGCGCAGCGCCACGGTCAGCGCGCGCTTACTCGCCTCGGACCCGTCGTAGGGCACCAGCCAGTCGCTGGTCGAAAAACCCCCGCGCTGAAGCACGAGGACCGAGCGCTGCGAGGTGAGCGCTGCACGCAGAGTGGTGGAGCGGATTTCCAACCGCCGCGAGAGCGGGCGGGCAGTGCCCGCCACGACGAGCAGGTCGGCGTCCTCGGCCGCTTCCTCGATCACAGGGCCCGGGCGGCCGCGCACGGCGCGAAGCGAATGGGGGATTCC
Protein-coding sequences here:
- a CDS encoding rhodanese-like domain-containing protein, producing the protein MAISDVVCAEAERLMREEGYAYLDVRSVPEFEAGHPAGAYNIPVMEPGPAGMQPNPSFLASVQGAFEKDAKIVLGCQAGGRSLRACNILHEAGFTNVKNVAGGFGGGQDSQGNPADGWHASGLPVANKPEEGRHYNALKK
- a CDS encoding universal stress protein, with the protein product GIPHSLRAVRGRPGPVIEEAAEDADLLVVAGTARPLSRRLEIRSTTLRAALTSQRSVLVLQRGGFSTSDWLVPYDGSEASKRALTVALRLAGRDGREITALLPAGNNQALREEVLAALPESGVRAQFITISPSSAEALAALLRRVPRGTLVLGAGSALLDGESADRLIAAAPGAVLLVRGG
- a CDS encoding homoserine dehydrogenase, producing VPAGVKVAASPAELACDESVDIVIELIGGLDAAREGILAAIEAGKPVITANKHLLAVQGDEIFEKAEAKGVSVGFEAAVAGGIPILNAIRAGIGGDEITSVRGIMNGTANYILTEMAEKGLAFDTVLRAAQEAGYAEADPTFDIEGIDAAHKLAILAGMAFGTKVNFGDVYTEGISHVTPEDIFYAERFGYDIKLLGIAAKVNGEIELRVHPVMLRREELLGQIDGPINAVEIESAAIGSTLYTGPGAGGPATAGAVVSDLVRIARGLGDVGSRPLPPRLVSESELASIPVRPIGEIREAYYLRFTVKDQAGVLARIATELGEMGISIAQVLQPATARDAVPVIIMTHHCREADLMPAIAKLDATDIVLAPTVVIRIQDENL